In Natronococcus occultus SP4, the following proteins share a genomic window:
- a CDS encoding NAD-dependent succinate-semialdehyde dehydrogenase: protein MDSHNPATGERLETYDDHDEGDIEDILASADDAFESWAETPITERQQLLERAGELLREREDEYAELISEEMGKPIAESRAELEKCAWVCDFYAERADEFLADEALGSEPHSRTFVSYEPLGAVLAVMPWNFPFWQVFRFAAPHLTAGNVGLLKHASNVPGCALAIEEIFRDAGYPEGVFSTLLAGSDAIEDVIADDRLDAVTLTGSEGAGRAVAEQAGSELKKHVLELGGSDPFVVCADADLEAAAETAATARTINSGQSCIAAKRFIVVDEVYDDFLDRFVSEMESLEVGDPLASDTDVGPQAREDLMTDLHEQVEESVAAGATLECGGEPLDREGYYYPPTVLSEPPRDSPAADEEVFGPAAAVFRVEDDDEAIELANDTRYGLGGSVWTEDLDRGERLAREIEAGCVFVNELVKSDPRLPFGGVKASGHGRELAEAGIHEFVNRKTVWVQSAGADDDVPDTE, encoded by the coding sequence ATGGACAGTCACAATCCAGCGACCGGCGAGCGACTCGAAACGTACGACGACCACGACGAGGGCGACATCGAGGACATCCTCGCGAGCGCGGACGACGCGTTCGAATCGTGGGCCGAAACTCCGATCACCGAGCGCCAGCAGCTGCTCGAGCGGGCCGGCGAACTCCTCCGGGAGCGCGAGGACGAGTACGCCGAACTGATCAGCGAGGAGATGGGGAAACCGATCGCCGAGTCCCGCGCGGAACTCGAGAAATGCGCGTGGGTCTGTGATTTCTACGCCGAGCGGGCCGACGAGTTCCTCGCCGACGAGGCGCTTGGCAGCGAACCCCACTCGCGGACGTTCGTCTCCTACGAACCGCTGGGGGCCGTCCTCGCGGTGATGCCCTGGAACTTCCCGTTCTGGCAGGTGTTTCGGTTCGCCGCGCCCCACCTGACCGCGGGCAACGTCGGCCTGCTCAAACACGCCTCGAACGTCCCCGGCTGCGCGCTGGCGATCGAGGAGATCTTCCGCGACGCCGGCTATCCGGAGGGCGTGTTCTCGACGCTTTTGGCCGGCTCTGACGCGATCGAGGACGTGATCGCCGACGACCGTCTCGACGCGGTGACCCTCACCGGCAGCGAGGGCGCCGGCCGCGCCGTCGCCGAGCAGGCGGGAAGCGAGCTGAAGAAACACGTCCTCGAGCTCGGGGGAAGCGACCCGTTCGTCGTCTGTGCGGACGCCGATCTCGAGGCGGCAGCCGAGACTGCAGCGACCGCCCGAACGATCAACTCCGGGCAGTCCTGTATCGCGGCCAAGCGATTCATCGTCGTCGACGAGGTCTACGACGACTTTCTCGACCGGTTCGTTTCGGAGATGGAGAGCCTCGAGGTCGGCGATCCGCTGGCGTCGGACACCGACGTCGGCCCCCAGGCCCGCGAGGACCTCATGACGGATCTCCACGAGCAGGTCGAGGAAAGCGTTGCAGCGGGCGCGACCCTCGAGTGTGGCGGCGAACCCCTCGATCGGGAGGGGTACTACTACCCGCCGACGGTGCTCTCGGAGCCCCCGCGGGATAGCCCCGCGGCCGACGAGGAGGTGTTCGGCCCGGCCGCGGCCGTCTTCCGGGTCGAAGACGATGACGAGGCGATCGAGCTCGCCAACGATACCCGCTACGGGCTCGGGGGGTCGGTCTGGACCGAGGACCTCGATCGCGGGGAGCGACTCGCCCGTGAGATCGAGGCCGGCTGCGTGTTCGTCAACGAGCTTGTCAAGTCCGACCCGCGCCTGCCGTTCGGCGGCGTAAAGGCGTCAGGACACGGCCGCGAGCTCGCCGAGGCGGGGATCCACGAGTTCGTCAACCGCAAGACCGTCTGGGTCCAGTCGGCCGGTGCTGACGACGACGTTCCCGACACCGAGTAG